In Gracilinanus agilis isolate LMUSP501 chromosome 1, AgileGrace, whole genome shotgun sequence, the sequence NNNNNNNNNNNNNNNNNNNNNNNNNNNNNNNNNNNNNNNNNNNNNNNNNNNNNNNNNNNNNNNNNNNNNNNNNNNNNNNNNNNNNNNNNNNNNNNNNNNNNNNNNNNNNNNNNNNNNNNNNNNNNNNNNNNNNNNNNNNNNNNNNNNNNNNNNNNNNNNNNNNNNNNNNNNNNNNNNNNNNNNNNNNNNNNNNNNNNNNNNNNNNNNNNNNNNNNNNNNNNNNNNNNNNNNNNNNNNNNNNNNNNNNNNNNNNNNNNNNNNNNNNNNNNNNNNNNNNNNNNNNNNNNNNNNNNNNNNNNNNNNNNNNNNNNNNNNNNNNNNNNNNNNNNNNNNNNNNNNNNNNNNNNNNNNNNNNNNNNNNNNNNNNNNNNNNNNNNNNNNNNNNNNNNNNNNNNNNNNNNNNNNNNNNNNNNNNNNNNNNNNNNNNNNNNNNNNNNNNNNNNNNNNNNNNNNNNNNNNNNNNNNNNNNNNNNNNNNNNNNNNNNNNNNNNNNNNNNNNNNNNNNNNNNNNNNNNNNNNNNNNNNNNNNNNNNNNNNNNNNNNNNNNNNNNNNNNNNNNNNNNNNNNNNNNNNNNNNNNNNNNNNNNNNNNNNNNNNNNNNNNNNNGGCGCGGCCACCGGGGCCGGGCCAGTGCGGGCAGGCATCTCGCGTGTCCGGGCGTGGAGCGGGGAACGGGGCCCGGGGGCGGAAGGGAGCCGGCTCCGGCTGCGCAGGGGCTCGCGCGCGGACCGCCGGCTTTTCGCGCGGAAACCAGAACCGccgagaggggagggggaagggggagcagAGAAGGATGTACCAACTGAGAGGGGGACGGCTGGCAGACGACGGGGCGGGGGCGCAGGAGCGACCATTCCGGGAAGGACTGTACCAAACGTAAAGTCGTGGAGGGGAGAAATTGGGAATGAAAGCCTCCGCCCCCTCCCTGATTCTCCTCCCCTCCCGGCACAGTCCCCTTCGCGCCCCGCCCCAAGCGGCGATGCAggaggagtggggaggaggaggtcGGTGTGTGTCATCCCGTGGTGCCCGAGAGGAGAACGGAGCGGCCTGTACCATCGGCCGCGAagtgggagggggagaaggaatgGACTAGCCCAACATACCTCTCGGGAACTCCGGGGCAAAAAGAAGTGAGAAAGGGGGAGGCATCTATTAGACCCCAATGACTACCGAGAAGGATAGAAACTGGGGACCCAAGTCTGCCTGTAGATGGAAACTGAATCTTGTCCACTGCTGCCTGCCTTTTCAACCCCTGCTTGAACTCTGCCTGTCTGCCTAGCCCCTGTCTGCAGTAAGCCTGTTTGGTCATCCACGTCCTTCTGCCTTCGGGtcttatctattcattcattctgtcTTGTTAACCCCGACTGCAGTCAAATTGTATGCTCAGCCCCTGCACTTTGTAATCTGCCTGTTTGGACAACCACTGCCTAGTCAAATGGTCTTTTCCAGCCATGCATTCTCATGCATTGTCTTGTTAACCCTGGACTCAACACTCAGCCTGTCTTGTCCAGCCACTCACCCTGTGTTGACAGTCACTCCCCCTGAGAACCAAACTGTCAACCATTGCCTGACAGTGTCAATCAGCaggttttagaatcaatactaagtatccattctgaCTACCTGTCAGTCAGCCTAACCTGTTAGTGTGTCTGTTTAGCATCAATCAACCTGTCTTATTCAGTCAGTGTAAGCATCATAGAATCttgggatttagagctgggagagaccttagagatcatctcttcCATTTGGAGACAACAGAGGCGAGGCATCAAGGTCATTTTGTCCTATTAGGATGTCAACCTGTCAGTATCAATCAGCCAGTGCAATTCATTAGTTCCTGTTGTCTGGGTGATGATGCTGGAAACCTAAGAGTCAGCAGGTCCCATAGTCTTGTTGCCACTGGTTATCTACCCCCTATTCTGTTAAACCTGTGGCTAAGGGTTCCTAAAATTACTAAGGGGAAAGCAGTAGTTGAGGAAGATACCTGGTCTGTAGGAAACATATTGATAAGCTAAAATACCCCAAAGATGAAGGGTTGACCTGGGTCCCCAAGGTGTTATTATTAGGCCTAATTTCTTCAAAAGCTCTGGGCTTAACTCTGAAATCTCCCATCCTGTAATCAATCCCTTTTCTCTTAatcaggaagggaaaggaagggaagctATCCATTAGTCTGGCATTCTAGGCAGTAACTGAGTTAACCCTGGAAAGGTTGTCCCTGCTTCATCTAGTTGGAAAAGAGGGTACAGAACTAGAAAAGGCTTCAAGCAAGCctcagagttttcattttgaacaATGCTTCCTGTTCCCAATTATAACCGCCTGCCATGTTCCCAAGGGTGGAGACAGAGTTCAGAAGTGGAACAGTAGAAAATCTGAGTCTCAGCCAAGCTAAGGTCAGACATAGTAGGAAACATACACTGCCAGTGAAACAGTGGTCAGTCAGCCAGGAGACCAGTGAAGCTGAGTCACTGACAATGCAGTGGTGTTAGTCACCCACTCAGACTGGCAGCTTTACCAGGCTCCCAAAGGTAGAGGATGATAAATGTAAACAAGTCCTGGGGCCCAGAACTGCAGCACCTCCCCTTCTCAGCCTAATAGAACCAAGACGGAACCCAGACAAACTAACTTTCCGAGTGTCGGTTTGGTTTTTGCCTGACCTTGTCCCCACACCACTGACTCAGTTGACCAATAGAGATGAGTTTTGCATAAATTGATGCCCCAAGAGGCTCTCACTGAAATGCAGCAGAAAAAGTCAGCTGAAATACCTCCTTCTTACCTGCTAAACTGGGTAGTCTAGTCTTGTCTGGGGCCCAGAGAAGGCTCAAGAGGTGTGTGTATATGGAGGGGTGGGGGATAGGCTCAGGCTTTCTCACCTATCCCCAAACTATGACACAGGGTGTGGTCACAGACTTTCTCTAGAACATTTGGTATGCCTAATCAGCTCCCCACTTTATTCTGGGCTGGGTTTAAGAGAACCACTCCTTCCTCCAAAAAACTGGGGCAATTCTGGGTTAAAGAAAGTTGGCCCCAAAAGCCCTTTCCATCAGTAGGAGTTGGGTCAATGTTGCTGCCATTCTCCAGTGGGAGAAATTGAGGGGAACTACAGAACACAATAGCCCATTTTAAAATGTGATCCAGGCTCCACATTTAAACATCTCTTCAAAATTCCCGCACCATAACCCCACCCAAATGCCATGTAGGGTTGTGTCCGCTGGAGGAGCTGCTCCTAATACCTCTGGCCAAAAGCTCAAGTTTCTAAACAAATTGTCTCTCAGCTCTCTTTTTTCCTGGCCTTATGTGGGGTGGGAGGCCCTAGGAGGGGTTAGTCTAGATAGTGCGTCAGGCTAAGAGGGGACTGTGAGTGTCTTCCTGAAACTTGGCGCTTTTTGTGTCTACTTGTACTGGTCTTCTTTTCCTAAATGTACCATGTGTGTAAAATAGCATTGTGTATGCAGTACACTATGGGGCTCCTTTTTTCCTAAGCCTATATATGGTATACTTGGAAATAAGAATGTatgtgttttctctcttttttttcccttccacatATTTCTAAGAACCTTTCTTGAGTGTCTTTGGGTATATGTTGCTAAGTGTTAACAAAGAGGTAAAGATTCATGACCTGGAGAActattcttctccctccctcctcctcaacCCCTATCCCATCTAACCTGAATTCTGCAGAGGAAATCCATGGTTTACCCTTAGAAACTGCCCACTCTGTGCCCAGTgtaaatggaaggagaaaaaggagtttCCCTGGGACCCAAAAAGGAGATCTGGTTGAGGAGGGGTCCTGGAGAAGCCATTAACTCAAACCATAGCATTTGGAGCTTTTCTGCGTCTAGGGTGCAACTGGTAGCTTTTGCCTTCCTGTGGGAATGAGGAAGAGTTgtgatggtagtggtggtagtggtagatGAGGAGAAGACTACTGCTCTTCTTTGTCCTTAGATAATGGCCAGTGTTGGTAGCTGGAGAGGGTGCTACGAGGGTGCCTGGATACCTGGGTTCTCCTCAGCTGACCTTGGCAGAAGGGGAAGCCCCCTTGCTTCAGAGGGCAAAAGCTTTCTCCTAGAGGGGTGCTCTGCTAATGTGAGGAAGTGGGAAGGGAATCCGTCTCTTCAGGGAGTGGCCCCAACATGTGTCCAACCAGCCTCCTAAGAACATGATGTTCCTGACTTTCTTGAATGTCCATGCAACTCCCCTGTCTTGCTGATGAAACCATATGGAAAAGTCCCTGGACAGCAGTAAATGGTGGGGATCAATAAATCATTACGGCGTTCTTAGAAGGGGTGGCTACCCTGATCCAAAGGACAACCCTGTGGGTGGGTCTGTTAAAGCCTTTTTGCTCTTAGAAGCCTCTGAGATCCAGTCTTTGGAGTATGGGGAGGGACCTGGCAGGAGCAAGAGAAGAGGAGGGTTTCTAGGGCAGCAGAGTCAACAAGTCAACAACTCTAAtggggagatggagaagaaaggcAGGCTGAGGGTAGGAGGGGCCTCTTCTGCTTAGCCAATAACCCCTGAATGGGGTTGTGGGGATACTCCTCAAAGCCTGGAGGAAAAAAGTGTTATCCACCCTTGGTGTCAACAGGACCCAAGCAGAAGACAGTGCTGAAAGTGGAGACACTGAGAGAAGTCAAACTGAACCATTTAATCAGCCCAAGGTCAGAGtcagaggaaagggagaggcaTGTGGGATTTCCCAAGAAGGCAGACATATAATGGGATCTGTCACTGTCCCTTCCTTTTATCTTTATTGCAGTTGTCTTTGGCAACAAAAAGTCTCCTCTCAAGAGTTCCATGAGGATCCATTTGCCCTCTTAGCAGACAATAGGCAGCATGTGAGatccctgcccctccccacctccaatgGGAATGGCTTCCCAAGTCATTCCACATGAAGCATTAGGGCCGGAAGGAGAGGgttgcttcccccctccccttgaGTTACTTCAACAAAGACCGGAGGAACAAAAATGTGGAACATCCAAACTATAagtcacagaggaaaaacaaggtgtggagaggtgagagaggagtggagacacatatacatacacgTCCTGAAGCACAGGCACTCAGacataaatatacattttcatttgtACCGTTCGGTTGCCTTTCCTCCACAGGACTCCAGGTCTTCTCTGAGGAGGTGACGATGGGGGGGGTAGCAGCCCTatggcttttattcttccaaCTCCCATTCAATATAACTTGAACTGGGTAAAAGCCAGGTCTGGTAGGATTAGAGGCCTCAcaaaggatggatagatagggaGGGAAACTGGGTTAGGGGAAGGAAGATAGAGCTTGGGGCCCAAGGTGGGAGTAGGATATAATCCTCCTAAGAGTTAACTCCAGCTTCTTTTGAACCCTAATCTCCGGTGTCTGGAATATTCCCCAAACTGATCTAGCCAGTGGGGGGACCAGAAGACCTCTGCAGGGGAACCTGGCTCCTGGGAGGAGACCTTCATCAGACTGGCCTCCACCCTGTTCCCCCAATCCTCCATATCAAGTTTTTGGGGCCTCAGTGCCTTCTCTATCTAGTCTCCGCCTCCAACAGTGTACTTCGCCACTGAAGTACAAAACTGGGGCTCGTTAGCCCTCCCCTTTCCCATCCTGTGATTTCCCAGCATGTGGTTgggtgaggaaaggaaggagtatAACTGTCGTCAGCTGTTAAGATTTGGGGAAGCTGCGGGCTTGTACAGTTGGCAGAACACTGAGGGAAGAGTCCCTGAACCCTCTGGAAATTAGAAGATAAAGGTGGAAATTAAAGGCATTAGATATTTGCACAAGTATGTAGGAGTGAGAAAGGTAAGGTGTCTACAGGGGTAGTGCCTTGGCCTCTCATACCTCTTGAACATCAAGTTCATCCACAGGATTCCAAAGAACATCAAgttcaaaataaagtaaaaataaaaataaaaaaaaagaatatcaggtTCTTTGGGAAAGAGCAGTTTGCCCCTCTTCTCATCCCCAGACTTCCAGAGGGTTCTAACAGCCCCAAATAATCATTCCTCCCACATAGTTACCAGTATGCCCTCTAAGAAGACCTCCTTCTGAGCCTACAGTCATACACACACCACCTTCACACCACTGTGTTTCCTTCCATAAATGTAGGTGATGTGGGCATCTGCGTGCCACGCTCCAGGGAGCTTGAGCTTCGAAGGGGCAAGAGGCAGCGCCCTGGGGTCCCTCCACGGGCCTGTTGGGCTCGCTGCTCCCAACAGCACAGGGGCCGAAACACCTCCCTCCGAAGGTCCCTGCTTCGCCATGTGTAGATGACAGGGTTGAGCAGGGAATTGAACAtggcaaagaaaaagaagtagtGGGCTTTGTAGAGTATGGGACAGGCACGGACAGGGCAGGAGGTGTCCAGCAGGAGTACAATGAAGGCTGGCAGCCAACAAACAATGAAGACACCCAACACAATGGTCACTGTCTTCAGCAATGCCAAGGTATGTGGTACAGCCACCTCAGCATGGCTAGAACGCACCACACAGTAGATGCGTACATAGAGGGCAACTATGGCCAGCAAGATGGCAGTGAACACAGTCACAACAAAGAGCACGTAGGACTTGGCGTAGAGCGGCAGCACTGTAGAGCAGGCATCCAGATGACCAAGGCAGTTCCAACCAAGGATGGGTAGACCCCCCAGGGCCACGGAGATGACCCAGCAAGCCCCAATCAACAACAACATCCGGAAGCTCTTGTCACTACCATACACCTTCACTTTTGTGATAGCCACATGCCGCTCGATGGCAATGGCCAATAGGCTGAAGACTGAGGCAGAAAGTGCAATGAAGGCTGAGCCCTCTCGAGCAAACCAGAACACAGGGGTCAGCTGCAGTGTTCGGGGGCCGGACAGCAGAGTATTGGCCATAAAAGCTACGCCAGCCAGCAGATCTGAGGCTGCCAAGTTGCCCAGGAACAAGTACATGGCTGAATGAAACTTGCTGTTCCGAGCAACAGCCACCAATACCAGCAGGTTCTCCAGGATGATGGCACAGCAAACCAGGACAATGAAGACAGAGAAAGCCTGACGGGATGATGTATCTGGGGTTACAAGAGTCTCTTTGGTGAAGTTGTAGTGTTCAAATACCTTGTCGGGATTCAGGTAATCTTCATAAGGGCTGCCCATGGCCAGCCCCCAGCTGGGATGGGGTGTTGTCCCAGACCCTACTCCCACCCCCCCACCAAAAGCCAGATGGGACTCAGCAATCACTTGAAGCCATGGGGTTGTGAgagctagagaaaagaaaatacaaatcagTCAGCAACTTGAAGGAACTTGGGGGGTGAGGGGAATGGGGAAGGGCTTTTGCTTTTAGCTTTTGCTACCCAAAGTCATAAGTGGTGACATGTTCTTGGCCTCAGAGAGTAGACGTGGTACATCCCCGCTTCCCCTCAGCCCCCAGGAACAGTGACCTGTGCTCCCAGACACTCTGCCCAGGGACCCATCATCAGGGAAGATCCTCATGGTCCAAATGTGGTCTAAGGGATTCAGGGTGGGGTCAAACAGACCAGGACAGATTTTCAGTATCCCCCAAATGTGCATCTTACTTAATTCCACTTCTCAACTTTCATTCCTCATCATTTCCCATCTGTTCTCTTTCCATCAAAACTTAGTTCAAAGTTTGACCCTGCAGGACACCCATACTtgattcctcttctcttttccctcaatCCCTATAGACTTCAATCTGTACCATGTCCATTAGTACttacatagtctttttttttttaatttttattttttttattattttaaacccttaacttctgcgtattgacttataggcgaaagagtggtaagggtaggcaatgggggtcaagtgacttgcccagggtcacacagctgggaagtgtctgaggtcagatttgaacctaggacctccagtctctaggcctggctctcaatccactgagctacccagctgccccctacttacATAGTCTTTTGCTGTTTTGTGTACTCTGGGTATTTTACCAAACTCAATGTCCTCACCAAAATTATGAGCTACCTATAGATATGATCTTTCTCTTTATCCTCTTCCCAAAGTACCCAGGTCTGGGCTTTTGCACAGTGGAAGTATGGACCACGGTGCCCCTTATCTGCCAGAGACAGGGTGATATTGGGCTAATAGCACTCTTATTACTGGTCACCTTTGTTACCTGCTCCCCATCATTTCCCAGTTGGGGTTACAGCCTCATAACCTTAAATACCCCCATGATAAGCATCAGGATGACTGCAGGTGGGCAGAAGAGAGGCTAGAGCCAGGCTGAACCCTGGAACAGCCACCCATGTTCTTTTCAAAGGctattctaggggcagctaggtagctcagtggattgagagtcaggcccagagactggatgtcctgggttcaaatctggtcttagacacttcctagctattctATCCCTTACTCCCTTTTCCTGGACCCTCCAGACCAAGCACTTGAGCTCATCCATGCCCTTCTCTCTGTGAAACTTCTCTGAAGCTCAGAATGATGGCCCACCCCCAAGCTTGAGGGAGTCTGGTGGCAAGGACTTCCCTCTGGCCTTAGAAGGGAACTCTGATCTAAGCCAGGGACATACGCCTTGTCCAGTCTTGTGCCTTGTCCAATCTTGTGCATTAGGGGGATGGGGATAAGGGGCTGAGTCAGGGAGGAGACAGCTCTTTCTCAAAAACAGCTCTTTGTCATGAGCAGGATGGGGGTTGGGGTAAGCTCAGACAGGGTGTCCCAGGAGGGTAGGCAGGAGGGGGTGGACCCCTGTGCTGAGATATAATCCAGATGTGCAAGGCCTCTGGATTGGGGTGGAGCCCATGCTCCAGTCATATCCGGTCCAGggagctgaggagggagagaagactgGGGGGATGGGCAGCATGAGAAAGACCATAGGGGGTGGGGGAGACTAGAGAACAAGTTGAGGGGAGTGTCCAGCCTTCAAAGGAGGCTTCCAGCTTCCAAACTCAGCAAATGGAGACTGAGCTGGGATGGAGAAGAAGAGATGTATGTCAGGGACTGTATGGCCGGATTCTTGTAGAAATAGATATTATAAGGCCCCTGGTCCAACTTGAGACAAAAAGGGGCCTCTCCTAGGTTGCACAGGTAGGGAAAAAGAGTCTCTCTATAGAGAAAGGCTCCCTAGTTCATCCAGTTTCATGCTCCCAGTCCGACCAGCCTCTCCCAGGTATCCcgcccttctccccacccccacccactcaACTCCTCTCATCTCAATAGGTTCTAATCTACATCCTAGTGGCCTGCCCTTATGGGCTGGAGTGGCCCCCATGGAGCACTGGATCAAAGTGGCAGGGAACCCACTCCCCCAAACTCCATCATAACAACAAACAGGAGCCTCTCCCATCTTAGGCAAACCCACAATGCCCTTCCCAAAGCCAACCTATCTGTCCTAGCCCCTGAAACTGCAGCCCTGGCCC encodes:
- the S1PR2 gene encoding sphingosine 1-phosphate receptor 2 — translated: MGSPYEDYLNPDKVFEHYNFTKETLVTPDTSSRQAFSVFIVLVCCAIILENLLVLVAVARNSKFHSAMYLFLGNLAASDLLAGVAFMANTLLSGPRTLQLTPVFWFAREGSAFIALSASVFSLLAIAIERHVAITKVKVYGSDKSFRMLLLIGACWVISVALGGLPILGWNCLGHLDACSTVLPLYAKSYVLFVVTVFTAILLAIVALYVRIYCVVRSSHAEVAVPHTLALLKTVTIVLGVFIVCWLPAFIVLLLDTSCPVRACPILYKAHYFFFFAMFNSLLNPVIYTWRSRDLRREVFRPLCCWEQRAQQARGGTPGRCLLPLRSSSSLERGTQMPTSPTFMEGNTVV